In Setaria italica strain Yugu1 chromosome IX, Setaria_italica_v2.0, whole genome shotgun sequence, the genomic stretch TGAACTAGTCTACTGAGCCGAATGTGACAAACGGAGGCCTCAGTTGAACCATCAATATGCCTCCGAAGCAATCAATGAAAAATAACTAGTAACCGAGCAATTCATCATCGCATCCAAACTACCATGTTTAGTTGAAGTCCAACCTACGATTGGCGAAATGTTTCAATCACTTAACTAGAAAACCCAGAGGTTCCCAGCCAAACACCCACCGCTCCACACGCAACAGCTAAACCCCATCATGGGGCCGAACAAAGAGCAGCGAGAGGGTCCCGACCTCGACCGAGGAGACCCCGGGGCTCGGCAACGGCAAGTACCTTGCGGAGGAAGCGCTCTGTGGAGCGGATCTGGTTCTTGAGGGAGGCGgtcttggtggcggcggcccgcTTCCGCTTTCggtcggccacggcggcggaggccgaggaCTTGGGCCGGCGGACggcagcgccgcggcgcgggtAGCCGCCGTGCGCCATCGCCGGAACCCTAGGCGGAGACAGCGGAGGAGGGGTGGGGCTTGGATTGGGCCGGATGGGTCGTGCGGTTTCGCGCGTCTCGCTGCAAAAGTGTTGCCAAATGCCGCCAATGCCCACCTCAGAAATGTTGGGCCTGCCTGCATAAGTGCATATTTAAGGCAAAATAACCAATTTCGTCCTAGAACTTTTCCCTCAGCTTCGTCGTCCAACTCTCAAAAGATCCAATTTAATCCTCTAAGGTCAATTCCGTCCCTCATCCGGGCTAGCTGCATGTAGGCACGCCACATCACCTGGTGCAGGGTCTGTTGTTGTAAATATCTTATATGCCCTCATGCTTTTGGGCCTGTtcagctggacttataagccggctgaaaagctaaaacggctgatttgttgtgagagaaaaacactgttcggtgactgataagctgaagcgaacagtctgttttattttttcttccctcctcaCACTTTCTCTGTTCTGAAGCAGTCAGCTCTTTCTTAAGTCTACAATGGAGTGCAACTCCGACGAATCATCAGAACTAAGTGAAACAGACATGGATGACTATGCTGAGAAGTCGTACTTGAACCTGAAGTTCGGCAAACCTATGGCAAGGCTGGGTAGTGACAGGTTTAGGTGCCCATTTTGTCCGGGAAAGAAGAAGCAGGACTACCGTTACAATGAGCTGCTTCAGCATGCTGTTGAGGTTGGCGCATCCAACCGTGTTGCAAAAGTTAAGGCAAATCACCAAGCCCTGACCAAACTCTAAACCCTTGCAATTTACTGCTGTATGTGGTGCCAATGAGTATGTTGGTTATGGGATCGTCCTCTTCACCAAGGATTGGATTGGGTTCAGGAATGCATTAGCATTCCAGAACTTTTTCAAGTCACAACACTTGGGTAAAACAGTTGGGAACACAGAGAGTGTGAGGAGGGAAGGGAAAAAATGAAAGGCACAAGGACATATAGGATATTTACAACAACGGACCATGCGCTCAGGTGATGTGGTGTGCCTACGTGGACAGCCACCTTGGATGAGGGATGGAATTGAACCGAAATGCTAGAGTTCGAGGACCAAATTGGATCTTTTGAGAGTTGGGGGACGAAGTTGACCGAGAGCAAGGGTTTGGAAGAAATTGGCTATTTTGCCCATATTTAATGCACCCCAAGTAGTAAATGGAGCATTATCAGGGCAACGTGGCTAACGGTATTGTATAGACTTGTAGTGATAGGAATCGTAGCTTAAGCAATCTAAATATTTCTTTTTACATGGATAAACTCTATTTCGTGAATTTTAGTACTTGAATGTTCATCGGAGCACGATGGAAGCTCATTCATTTATTCGAAGTTTTCTAGATAGTGTTTGGAGCAGGTTGAAGCACCACAGGATGGCAGATGCTGAATCAGTTCCTCAATTGGGGAAAATTTGTTTAAATTACCCCTCCATGTGGTCCAGTTAATGCCGTTTGACCTTTAAAAAAACAGACTTTAAACAATTAAAGTTAAAGGGTTCATAAAACAGAATTAACAATTAAAGTTAAAGGGTACATAAATAAACCAGAAAAACCATGGCCACTTTTTAACAAAAGTCGAActtgatattttttttgcaactttTAACACCTGAACTGGAGAAATTGCGGTGCTACACAAAAGCTGAGTAAAAATAAAATTCTTCCAAGCGCCATTTTTTTTAATAGTCCATCGCGGTAATAGCATTTGCACAAATGCTCAAGGATTTTTTTCTTAACTTAGGCATATGTAAATCATGTGTTTTAATGAACATATGCATTCAACCATAACCTAAAATTCAACGGGACTTAAGTTTGGCCATCATTTTGACAATGCTCTTGCTGTGCCTGCATATATTCCGTCAGGCTTGTAGTTTACCTTGTATATTATGGACATACTATACTGCTGGATTTTCTCTCATCTCCAGGACCAATGATACTCAAATTGTACACGTCACTTAATTTATTCCTGCCTCTTCCTTTTTGAAACAAAATTAATAATCACATATTCATCGACCAATGCACATAAGCACCACTGCACCAGGAGTCCAAGGGTACATAAATTGTACTGGATGCTATTCTGGCCCGAACTGTGCAGATCTACTCGTTGGGATCAAGGAATCCGACAAGGCACTTCTCCAACAGGAACTCTGCATTTACCCAAGCATGGTATTTATCTATAGCAAAGTCAAGGATCCATCAAGAATTATGTGCGCATCCACAATCAACAATCACAATTAGACACTAAACAATCAGAAGCATTAACAGGATTGTATGAGTATGCCACAAGGTTGCACCAATTTGCATGAAAAGAATCCTGTTCCAGAGTGAGTCAACAACAAGCAGCAAGATATTTTCAGTGACAGTACGGCAAGTAATTATAGAAGGATACTGAACAAAGCAGTGCAGTCCTTTCCAGTGGCTTTCATAAGCATATCAACTCCTGCAAACATGATCAAAATATGGTGAAGGACAAGAAAACATACATCATGCACAGCACTTCGAAGGTCCAACAGAAAAGTATGTAAAGGGAGTCTGGTGGTTCTGAAATTGTAATAGAATAACCATGCATGTGTTTAAAATGATTACCTCCAGGATGAAATTTCATGTATGGAGCAATGTTGTATACACGACCTTTAAGAACTGTCCAAATACAGTCTCCCGTTTTATGCTGTTTAACTTCTTCCAAAGAAATTAACCTTCGGTTTGAGTGCCCCTTAAGCCctataaaagaaaggaaaggtgCATTGTTCCATCAATTATCACTGTAATCAATTGAGGGGAAAACACTGGTAAGCAGGGAAGGAAAAACAAGAAAACATGGAATTAACTACAATGTGAGCATTAGTTCTGATCAACCTCAGTGATACTCAGCTATCTACATGATTAAAGATCATGAGCTAACCTTTAAAAGCTTTACATTATGGAGGTAAGCTTTGTCTAGCTGCCTAACACTATCTGTTTATAATTTTACCCTGGAGTAAACATTTTATTGCTTAAGCAGGGAAGATATTCAACAACCAACTTGTCTCAGAAAATCACTGGAAGATAATACACATAAGTCTCAAGACTAATGTGCCTGCCAGTAAaattacaaaataaaaataatctcATTGGCTTTTTCATCAAACACCTTCATCACTAGGAGACATCACTGTGCCTTGAGTACAATGACAGCCTCAGACCCTTTGAACCCAGTGGCATCAGGGTACAAAACTTAAACATATGACGAACACATAGATGTGGAGCTAGTATACCAGTAGACCCCTCATTCATCCAAATCAAGTTCAGCAGAGTCTAACAACATATACCAAGGCATGAATGTCACATCATACAACAGTTCAATTAGAAAAGGCAATTTCTCCAGGGAAAAAATAACAAGTTAAATAAATGAATAGATCCCAACCAACAAGGTAAACGTTAAATCTCTAAACCTGGCAATGCTATCTTCTATACTGATGGAACCTCTAAGGACCAAACAAGCCAACACAAAATGTAGGACCTCCCCACTCCCTTCGACAAAACCGCACGTCAGAAAAATATAGCACATTAACTCGAATTGCTGTAAAAAGACATGAGTTTAGGCATGTCAGTTAACTAAAAACATTAAAAAGTATGGTTGTGATCCCTTAACCTGTCATTCCCAGACCCCACAACAGGCCTCGGGGAGGCATTAATTATGCAGCAGTGTCAAGCCATAACACTAATAACAAGATGTGCCAAACTACCAAAGATGATTAAAGTATCAAAGAGTACCAACTACAGTCTGTACAGCTGACCTGCTAGATCAGGATGCGTACGTGTCAGCTTTAGCCAATCCATTTGGCTATAGCCCTTCTCGAAAGGAACTTTTGCTCGCACTACAGGTTTCTTCGATGAAGGTTCTCCCTGAGATGGCACATTTGATTCTGCTCCACTACTTGTTTGTGTAACTGGATCTTTCATGTTATAGTTTTGCGTCGATGTATTGATGCTGATGCTGCTACCAGACCTTCTATCTTTATCTGAATCATTAGTTTTCGTGGCATTCTTCTTTTCAATGCTTGACACAGGAATGGCTTTAGGAGGTCCTAATTGTCCACCATTTTCTGCAGAACTAACCTAGAGGACAGATATAACACAAAAGTAGTGGACAAAACAGGGTTAATTAAGCATGAGGAACTTGGGATCAGGAAAACCAATGCTAAGGGGTGATACGAAGCATTAACAACGTCAAAGCAGCAGACATACCTTGCAGAAGGTGAAGTCAGATGAATCACCATCAGCCATCTCCGAGACAAAGTAAATTGTCCTAGTGTACTCCCAAGCCAGCAACGTATTTGTGGGCTCACTGGGCGGCGCGCAGGCTGCCAGGGAGGCGGGGACCGGATCGGCGTCGGCCGGGCTTCCCGCGGCCCGGCTGGCGGGGAGGCGATAGGCGCGGGGCCTGCGCGGAGACGGCGGGGTCAGCGGCTGGCCGGTGGACAGGACAGACGCCGGTGCTGTGCACGGCGAGGAGGTTCGACGCCAGGGCGATGCTCTCGACGCGGTCGGGGGACGCGGCGATGGTGTTAGACCGAACTGGGGCCATGGAAAGCTGTGGGCTACCCACAGTCTCAGAGGACCTTTGTGTTCACGCACGCATTTCGGAGCTCAGGCACCTCCTAATTTTGCACTGATCCATCTTGACGACGGTCAGAAACTCAACAGCAAGTTAGCAACCTCATCAAAGCGACAGCATGAACACTTCACACCACACCAGACCACTACGCACCAGAGAAACAGGCAAACAAACCATCTGGCACGATCAGCTTCAATTTCCTATTAGCAACGGGTTCAGCGGTTTCAGAGCCCAACATGGAAACATCCTTCCTGCCATTCTGGCATTCTGCCAAGTGCCAAATGATATGCGAGGAGACAGAGGCGCGCGCGACACAATCAGACAGCATTACGTGGCGAAACAGTCGGATCGCTACCACTGAAAGAACACGATGTTACAAGGCATCATCAGATCCAGGGACATTTTAAGCTGCGTCGAGCGCCGAGCGTGGAGCAACATGTGTAGCAGTATCAGGTTTCACACGCACAAAAGGCACCAAAGTAGTTCTATCATGCGAGTGTGAAGCTATTCCTATGATACAACAGATAAACACTACAGATGTAACTTCAGGATTCTAGCATAACACAACAGATATAACTCCAGGATTCTAGTATAACACACCATTTGGGAGGACAAAAACACCAACTAGAAATTGTTTTAACAACACAGATCGAACGATGGCAGCAAAAATACAACACCTCAAGCAGACATGAGGGCAACACTCTTTCTTGAAACCCAACATTTCAATTTCCAAACtagcaaaaataaaagttgggcAGACCCTTTCTTTAGCACAAACGTTCCCAGATAGCAGAGACAATCCCACCAAACAACCTAACTTTAAAAAAGATCAATCTAAGGATAAAGTGCTCTGTGGAAAAATCTGAGGGGCATGTAGTCATTAATAAAGCTCATGAGCTATTGACAAGAAGCAAACACACAAGTCGGTGAACTATTTACAGTATCTTTAGCAAACCATCAAAGTCATGCAATCGCTCAATTTTCCCAGATCTTAGATTCTCAGAAGTCGTCTACAAACCAAGTGAACACGCTGTTACTGGCAGTGAACAGCGTAAAAACAGCTGCTGTCCACAAATTTAGTATGCAGAACAATAATGGTGCAGAAGATAACTCATCACAGAGGATGCCAATACTTTTAAGGATTAATCTCATCCCAACTTTATAAGAATGTTCTTATCAAGAGTGTGGATCAATAGAAATAAAGTATCGCACGTAGATAGCAGACCCACTAGCACGCCGAAACGCATGCTCAGCCTCCATTGACCAAAGCCTCAGCTCTCCACTTTGGAAAAAATGGAGAAGAACGGACATCGCTATCAacatcatcttccatttcatctTGTATTCAAATTTTGTCAACCATTTGTGCAGGCCGCAGACACACCCATACATCAATCCCTTTTGATTAGTCCATACACCCACTACCGAAAAAGCAGTCCCCACCACAAAGTGCATGGCTAGTGCACTACAGACCCGGAAAGAAACATTATGAGAGCATGCCAGACTCTTTAGTAGCTCTCTCCATCACTCACACTCATAGGGGGCATTGAAAGATGTAGGAGCATGAGCAGGTTATTGCTTACCATATCCTTGCAATTAAAGCACCTTTGAAAAAAGATTGGAAAGGGAAGGTGATATCATATACCATTGGTACAACCTCAAGTGGAGAGGATCTTTTAGGTCTTTTCCTGCCTCCTTGTTAGTGAATCGAAACCAGCAGTTTATCTTACACTTTGATAGGTTGACACCTGCTAGTAGTTGTAATTGTAAGGATGCATGCTATGGCTGCTCTACTGTACTAAGAAGGAGTATTGGGTTCTGGCTTCACTGGTTGGCCGTCCTGTGAATGTTGTGTGTCATAGATTGCCATGGCGAGCGAGATTGGCATCATGCAGAGTGCTTTGGACTGGAGAAATTGCATCGCTGCCCCGATGTCTTCTTCCATCAGCTTTGCGACCTGTTTCTCTGTGCCATCCGTTGACCACTTTTCCCAAATCTGCTGTTTGCTCCCACTATCACTTGCTTCCCCCTAACGAAATCAAAGCAAGATCCAATTCAACAACCAACAGATACGAAAAAATATAGAGATGGAAAACGACACTCAAATTCATTTTTCAATTCATGAAATGATCATTCAAGAAAGAAAGGAATCTCATAGCAATCTGAGGATATGCAAGGCACCAGAGATTGGGCTTTGAAGCAGGGCATATGCCTAAGTTGAATCATACTGATCAAAAAAGTAGACGACACAGAGATAGTGATGGCAAATCAAGAAAGTATGGCTAACATGCTTCATCTAGCTGCTGTATAGTAAAGATGAAATGATTCATTGGTTTGAACTGTAGGGCCTACAGTGGTTGTCACTGAAAGCAAGGAGTAGAAATAGTTTGTAGTAACATAAAAAATTCTAtcataaaatgaaaaaagtcaTGATTGAAACAAGATGATGAATGGATTCCACTTTCAACACCATTGCCTAGAAAAGAGCAAGATAGAAACTTCAACAAGAGAAATATATATGCCAATGACAAATTTACTAAAGACATTTAGAAATTGGAACTGGAATTATTCTCGCAAGAGAAAAAACAAATGCATGCTGTATCCTGATAACAAGATACCTAACATATTTGAACCGAACATGTTTTAATTGCAATTCTAATAAGTATCAAGTGTCGGTATAAAAATCAAGATCATGAATCTGTTGAGTTTGAAGACCAAGCTCCAGTACAAGCCTATGTACTCCCAATCAGATGAACAATCAGCAATTCGCAAAATGAAAAAATTGACAAGCAAGTAGCAATGATTAAGGGTTGAAAACTATGATTAAGATCTATAAAATCATACAAAAGAACAACATTTTTATCATGGTTGTGGTGatatgatgatgacttgattTTGATACAGCAGAACAAAAATCAAGAGTGATTTGTGCTGATAAATTCCATTAATCTATGTACATGGAAGTAAAGTGGAATTATCAGAAGGCAATACTCCATAATCCTGCATTAGTCACAAATCACAGGCTTACCTTAACTGAAAGAGGGATATCAGCAACCAGTTGCGCAACAGCACCAGCACCGCCCAGCCTGCTCATGCTTAGTACCTAACATTACAGAATCAAGGTCCCATCAAACAAGTAACACAATTGGTGGTTAATGCTTCAAATATATTAGCAAAATGTGCTGCACCTTGACTTGAAGCCTCAGAAACTTCACATAATCGAGGATCTCATCTAGCATAGCTGCCCGATCTGTCTGCATAGTTTAAAATGAATCATAATATCAGAATTTTCTCCATGTCATCTTTTCATATCACAGGTGAAAGAAACTCTGGATCTGGGAATTCAAAATCAAGTGTCGTCCCAAATATTAACATAATCCTGCGGATACATGCCTCCTTATCTCAAGCAAAGGCATACTAAGCCCGTCTAGCATAATCAGGTGAGATAACAATAAGTTCTTCAAAAGCGCAAGACTTATTGTCAAGGCGACAAGAAGCACAAAATAGTATAATATTTTCAGCA encodes the following:
- the LOC101765934 gene encoding cytochrome b5 domain-containing protein RLF, giving the protein MADGDSSDFTFCKVSSAENGGQLGPPKAIPVSSIEKKNATKTNDSDKDRRSGSSISINTSTQNYNMKDPVTQTSSGAESNVPSQGEPSSKKPVVRAKVPFEKGYSQMDWLKLTRTHPDLAGLKGHSNRRLISLEEVKQHKTGDCIWTVLKGRVYNIAPYMKFHPGGVDMLMKATGKDCTALFNKYHAWVNAEFLLEKCLVGFLDPNE